A single region of the Streptomyces sp. NBC_00425 genome encodes:
- a CDS encoding phosphotransferase family protein, translating to MTDSRERARSVLTAAGITPGRLADVRPLGGGTYNTVEELRLTDGSGYALKVAPTAPALRYESRLLVAEAEFCRGAAEAAVPAPHVVALDEQWLLMTMCPGDPWDDSVTTAEQVPLRTELGRQVARLHEVTGPGFGYPSGVFGPLTADWRTAFAAMLDAVLADARDYGARLPRPADEIAAVARSAYGALDEVTVPRLVHFDLWPGNVLVDRTGGGARIGGLIDGERMFWGDPLADFVSLALLGDIRKDEAFLAGYREAGGRAVFDTPARLRLALYRAYLYLIMLVETVPRAVGADRERWTQETVAPELVAALDEITGTDEITRAAVS from the coding sequence ATGACGGACTCCCGGGAACGAGCCCGGAGCGTACTGACGGCGGCGGGCATCACACCGGGCCGCCTGGCCGATGTGCGCCCGCTCGGCGGCGGCACCTACAACACGGTCGAGGAGCTCCGCCTCACGGACGGCAGCGGCTACGCGCTGAAGGTCGCACCCACCGCACCGGCCCTGCGGTACGAGAGCCGACTGCTGGTCGCAGAGGCGGAGTTCTGCCGGGGCGCGGCCGAGGCGGCGGTGCCGGCGCCGCACGTCGTGGCCCTCGACGAGCAGTGGCTGCTGATGACCATGTGCCCGGGCGACCCGTGGGACGACTCGGTCACGACCGCAGAACAGGTGCCACTGCGAACGGAGTTGGGACGGCAGGTCGCCCGGCTGCACGAGGTGACCGGGCCCGGCTTCGGATATCCCTCCGGGGTGTTCGGCCCGCTCACCGCCGACTGGCGCACCGCCTTCGCGGCGATGCTCGACGCCGTGCTCGCCGACGCCCGCGACTACGGGGCCCGACTGCCCCGCCCCGCCGACGAGATCGCCGCCGTCGCCCGGTCCGCGTACGGCGCCCTCGACGAGGTCACCGTCCCGCGCCTCGTCCATTTCGACCTGTGGCCCGGCAACGTCCTCGTCGACCGCACCGGCGGCGGGGCCCGCATCGGAGGTCTCATCGACGGCGAGCGGATGTTCTGGGGCGACCCGCTCGCGGACTTCGTCTCGCTGGCCCTGCTCGGCGACATCAGGAAGGACGAGGCGTTCCTCGCGGGTTACCGCGAGGCCGGAGGCCGGGCCGTGTTCGACACGCCCGCCCGGCTGCGGCTCGCGCTCTACCGCGCCTACCTCTACCTGATCATGCTCGTCGAGACGGTACCCCGCGCGGTCGGCGCGGATCGCGAACGCTGGACGCAGGAGACGGTCGCCCCGGAACTCGTCGCCGCGCTGGACGAGATCACCGGGACGGACGAGATCACCAGGGCGGCCGTCTCTTAG
- a CDS encoding HD domain-containing protein, with the protein MTTAWTVRSVARDATSHPPLRPLPSEAVRLLEEVGAPPRLVAHLRAVHDVAAQLVERLARSCPRLPVDREAVLFGAATHDIGKALHPGELSGPGARHEEAGRELLLAHGVPAERARFAATHASWAAQGITVEDLLVSLADKVWKNKRATDLEDLVVAELARAAGRPAWQEFLDLDDFLTSVGEGADLRLAWQAMHPVHG; encoded by the coding sequence ATGACCACCGCCTGGACCGTCCGGTCCGTCGCCCGGGACGCGACCTCGCACCCGCCGCTGCGTCCGCTGCCGTCGGAGGCGGTGCGGCTCCTGGAGGAGGTCGGCGCCCCGCCCCGGCTGGTGGCGCACCTCAGAGCGGTCCACGACGTCGCCGCCCAGCTCGTCGAACGGCTCGCCCGGAGCTGCCCGCGACTGCCCGTGGACCGGGAGGCGGTGCTGTTCGGTGCGGCCACGCACGACATCGGCAAGGCGCTGCACCCCGGTGAGCTGTCCGGCCCCGGCGCGCGGCACGAGGAGGCTGGACGGGAGCTGCTGCTCGCGCACGGGGTGCCCGCCGAGCGGGCGCGGTTCGCCGCGACCCACGCCTCCTGGGCGGCCCAGGGCATCACGGTGGAGGATCTGCTGGTGAGCCTGGCCGACAAGGTGTGGAAGAACAAGCGGGCCACGGATCTGGAGGATCTGGTCGTGGCGGAGCTGGCGCGGGCGGCCGGCCGTCCGGCGTGGCAGGAATTCCTCGATCTGGACGACTTCCTCACGTCCGTCGGGGAGGGCGCGGACCTGCGGCTGGCCTGGCAGGCGATGCATCCGGTCCACGGATGA
- a CDS encoding TIGR03086 family metal-binding protein has translation MTDRVGTVGTEVLAQAHAYLREVVAGVGDGQWGSPTPCAGWTARQVLNHARIDQQGYGLALTGGRPDSDPFHPADALDGDPAAELDKVLVMVAEAYAALPADTEEAPTPLGPLPLRIAVGAAAMDAAVHAWDIAVATGQDRPLPVDTAEGIRPAADRLVDHLRDAYQVFAPAREPAPDHGPAEALLAFLGRDPHWTPSAH, from the coding sequence ATGACGGACAGGGTCGGCACGGTCGGAACCGAGGTCCTCGCACAGGCGCACGCCTACCTGCGCGAGGTGGTCGCGGGCGTCGGGGACGGACAGTGGGGCAGCCCGACCCCGTGCGCCGGATGGACGGCACGACAGGTGCTCAACCACGCCCGCATCGACCAGCAGGGCTACGGTCTGGCCCTCACCGGCGGCCGGCCCGACAGCGACCCCTTCCACCCGGCCGACGCCCTCGACGGCGACCCGGCGGCCGAGCTGGACAAGGTCCTGGTCATGGTCGCCGAGGCCTACGCGGCGCTGCCCGCGGACACCGAGGAGGCGCCGACCCCGCTCGGCCCGCTGCCTCTGCGGATCGCCGTCGGAGCCGCCGCGATGGACGCCGCCGTGCACGCCTGGGACATCGCCGTCGCCACCGGTCAGGACCGCCCGCTGCCGGTGGACACGGCCGAGGGCATCAGGCCGGCGGCCGACCGGCTCGTGGACCACCTGCGCGACGCCTACCAGGTCTTCGCCCCGGCCAGGGAGCCCGCACCGGACCACGGCCCGGCAGAAGCGCTCCTGGCCTTCCTCGGCCGCGACCCGCACTGGACGCCGTCCGCGCACTGA
- a CDS encoding FUSC family protein translates to MQEVRERAAPLVRLVQRHRDPVVVQALRSAAAATLAYVIALRLSPEALPLTAPLTALLVVQVTLYATLTNGIRRVNAVVAGVLVAIAFSLLVGLTWWSLGLLIVASLAVGHLVRVDEYVPEVAISAMLVLGVTTVGDTAWSRVVETLIGAFVGLGCNLLLPPPVWVEEAGESIEGLARRLRQLMLRIGDEAAGRTPYERAAERLHEARRLDHDIVEVDAALRQAEDSLRLNPRVREGLLHRVVLRTGLDTLEICTVVLRVLARTFTDLAKQREPQPLFPAGTGEVVERLLSEMADAVVSFAVLVTTQVSQNADAAESRLTAELRQAAATRDKLAQLLLEQLQHDARQWQLHGAVLTEVDRIIDELHTEHRTQRLLEELDRNSREQRERRPWLHRLRQRLRGGFRPRRNRSTTARRSH, encoded by the coding sequence ATGCAGGAAGTACGTGAACGAGCGGCGCCGCTGGTGCGGCTGGTACAGCGCCACCGGGACCCCGTCGTCGTCCAGGCTCTGCGGTCGGCCGCCGCGGCCACCCTCGCGTATGTCATCGCGCTGCGCCTGAGCCCCGAGGCGCTGCCGCTCACCGCGCCGCTGACCGCGCTGCTGGTCGTGCAGGTCACCCTCTACGCGACGCTGACGAACGGCATCCGCCGGGTGAACGCGGTCGTGGCCGGAGTCCTCGTGGCCATCGCCTTCAGTCTTCTGGTGGGTCTGACCTGGTGGAGCCTGGGGCTGCTGATCGTGGCCTCACTGGCCGTGGGGCATCTGGTGCGGGTCGACGAGTACGTGCCCGAGGTGGCGATCAGCGCCATGCTGGTGCTCGGCGTGACCACCGTCGGGGACACGGCGTGGTCGCGGGTGGTGGAGACCCTGATCGGCGCGTTCGTAGGGCTCGGCTGCAACCTGCTGCTACCGCCTCCGGTGTGGGTGGAGGAGGCCGGCGAGTCGATCGAGGGGCTGGCCCGCCGGCTGCGGCAGCTGATGCTGCGCATCGGCGACGAGGCCGCCGGCCGCACCCCCTACGAACGGGCGGCCGAACGGCTGCACGAGGCACGCCGGCTGGACCACGACATCGTCGAGGTGGACGCGGCGCTGCGGCAGGCGGAGGACAGCCTGCGGCTCAACCCCCGCGTGCGGGAGGGTCTGCTGCACCGGGTGGTGCTGCGCACCGGCCTGGACACGCTGGAGATCTGCACGGTCGTGCTGCGGGTGCTCGCCCGCACCTTCACCGACCTGGCCAAGCAGCGGGAGCCGCAGCCGCTGTTCCCGGCCGGGACGGGAGAGGTCGTCGAGCGGCTGCTGTCGGAGATGGCCGACGCGGTGGTCAGCTTCGCGGTGCTGGTGACCACGCAGGTCAGCCAGAACGCGGACGCCGCCGAGTCCCGGCTCACCGCCGAGCTGCGGCAGGCCGCGGCGACCCGGGACAAGCTCGCCCAGCTCCTGCTCGAACAGCTCCAGCACGACGCCCGCCAGTGGCAGCTGCACGGCGCGGTGCTCACCGAGGTCGACCGCATCATCGACGAGCTCCACACCGAACACCGCACCCAGCGCCTGCTGGAGGAGCTGGACCGCAACAGCCGGGAGCAGCGTGAGCGCCGTCCGTGGCTGCACCGGCTGAGGCAGCGGCTGCGCGGTGGGTTCCGGCCGCGGCGGAACCGGAGCACCACCGCACGTCGTTCCCACTGA
- a CDS encoding lactonase family protein yields MGGGTGAARGGSPRSGETYGGRGWSRRRFVGALGGAAAASALAGCAGEGDGGADPASAREVPQAAPPGQSSSTAAPATTPGSTPDASGPRPLYLGTYTSAEGGGKGIGVASYDPASGRITGGGTITGVPDPSYLAVHPDGRTLYAVNERERGAVTAVRLADRTVLGGRATGGAHTCHVSVHPSGRWLLSADYGSGSVAVHPIAASGALGERTDSVTHRRPAPRSGQQGPHAHQFVTAPDGGHVISVDFGTDTVYSYRLDEKAGTLTEVAQAHTRAGAGPRHLAFHPGGRYAYLANEADDTLAVCAYDASSGRLTIGRPQSTGAKADANYPAQPALTPDGRFVFLANRGDNSLARYAVEQDGARLRLLGTVPVEGDFPRQIALSPDGGLLFAANQRSGTVSVFRVDAGGGLRLAGEPFASPVAVCALPL; encoded by the coding sequence ATGGGCGGCGGGACGGGCGCGGCGCGCGGGGGGTCTCCCCGCTCCGGCGAGACCTACGGCGGCCGAGGCTGGAGCAGGCGCCGTTTCGTCGGCGCGCTCGGCGGCGCGGCGGCGGCGTCGGCCCTGGCAGGCTGCGCGGGTGAGGGGGACGGCGGCGCCGATCCGGCGTCCGCGCGGGAGGTCCCGCAGGCCGCGCCGCCCGGGCAGTCGTCGTCGACCGCCGCTCCCGCGACCACGCCGGGGTCCACGCCGGACGCCTCCGGTCCCCGCCCCCTCTACCTGGGCACCTACACCTCCGCCGAGGGCGGCGGGAAGGGCATCGGCGTCGCCTCCTACGACCCCGCCTCCGGGCGGATCACCGGCGGCGGCACGATCACCGGTGTCCCTGACCCGTCGTACCTCGCGGTGCATCCGGACGGCCGCACGCTGTACGCGGTGAACGAACGCGAGCGCGGCGCGGTGACCGCCGTACGGCTCGCCGACCGGACGGTCCTGGGCGGCAGGGCCACCGGCGGGGCGCACACCTGCCATGTGTCGGTCCATCCGAGTGGCCGGTGGCTGCTGAGCGCCGACTACGGTTCGGGGAGTGTGGCCGTGCACCCGATCGCCGCCTCGGGGGCGCTCGGTGAGCGCACGGACAGTGTCACGCACCGCCGGCCGGCGCCCCGCAGCGGTCAACAGGGCCCGCATGCGCACCAGTTCGTCACCGCCCCGGACGGTGGCCATGTCATCTCCGTCGACTTCGGCACGGACACGGTGTACAGCTACCGCCTGGACGAGAAGGCGGGCACGCTAACCGAGGTGGCGCAGGCTCACACCCGGGCGGGGGCCGGTCCGCGCCACCTCGCGTTCCACCCGGGCGGCCGGTACGCGTACCTGGCGAACGAGGCCGACGACACCCTCGCGGTCTGCGCCTACGACGCGTCGAGCGGACGGCTGACGATCGGCAGGCCGCAGTCCACGGGCGCGAAGGCGGACGCCAACTACCCGGCGCAGCCGGCCCTGACGCCGGACGGCCGGTTCGTCTTCCTCGCCAACCGCGGTGACAACAGCCTCGCACGCTACGCCGTGGAGCAGGACGGGGCCCGGCTGCGCCTGCTCGGCACGGTGCCGGTGGAGGGGGACTTCCCGCGCCAGATCGCCCTGTCACCGGACGGCGGCCTGCTGTTCGCCGCCAACCAGCGCTCCGGCACGGTCAGCGTCTTCCGGGTGGACGCGGGAGGTGGACTGCGGCTCGCCGGCGAGCCGTTCGCGTCACCCGTCGCCGTCTGCGCGCTGCCGCTGTAG
- a CDS encoding DUF2470 domain-containing protein encodes MGDDQSWPAVPAAAERARSVLAASWSCTVTADGGREEFVGVHAVDDDGRVSLRAPEDSALRTAAICAPRGEPSAVLEFADVAPVPVRARIRARLWLAGWFAHEDGGLAFHATRVVLKESTGAVVVDLAEFAAAAPDPLAAAEAHLLTHLADAHPDAVERLTRLVRSDSLHGAVRVQPLAVDRHGLTLRIERARAHGDVRLPFHAPADDVSQLTERMHVLLTRAAAASCPRAVLQRQRADGDG; translated from the coding sequence ATGGGTGACGACCAGAGCTGGCCGGCCGTGCCAGCCGCAGCCGAGCGCGCCCGCTCGGTGCTCGCGGCCTCGTGGTCCTGCACGGTGACCGCGGACGGCGGACGCGAGGAGTTCGTCGGCGTGCACGCCGTCGACGACGACGGCCGGGTGAGCCTGCGGGCGCCCGAGGACAGCGCGCTGCGCACGGCCGCGATCTGCGCACCCCGCGGCGAACCGTCCGCGGTGCTGGAGTTCGCCGACGTCGCACCCGTCCCGGTGCGCGCCCGGATCCGCGCCCGGCTCTGGCTGGCCGGCTGGTTCGCCCACGAGGACGGCGGCCTCGCCTTCCACGCGACGCGCGTCGTGCTGAAGGAGAGCACCGGCGCCGTGGTCGTCGACCTCGCCGAGTTCGCCGCAGCCGCCCCCGACCCGCTCGCCGCCGCCGAGGCCCACCTGCTCACGCATCTCGCCGACGCCCACCCCGACGCCGTGGAGCGGCTGACCCGGCTCGTCCGGTCCGACAGCCTGCACGGCGCCGTCCGCGTCCAGCCGCTCGCCGTCGACCGGCACGGACTGACGCTGCGCATTGAACGCGCCCGCGCCCACGGCGACGTACGCCTGCCCTTCCACGCGCCGGCCGACGACGTCTCCCAGCTCACCGAGCGCATGCACGTGCTGCTCACCCGGGCGGCCGCCGCGTCCTGCCCCCGCGCCGTCCTACAGCGGCAGCGCGCAGACGGCGACGGGTGA
- a CDS encoding TetR/AcrR family transcriptional regulator, with the protein MAANQGGRTRRRLSTGERREQLLSVGARLFSESPYDEVWIEQVAEIAGVSRGLLYHYFPTKRDFFAAVVECESERMLRMTAAVPGVPVREQLTAGLDAYLEYVETHAHGYRAFHRADAAGDRSVRTVYRRALAAQERQILAALGVDPEFGPVFEERPEVRLAVRGWLAFTTAVCLEWLRGADLSREQVRDLCARALLGVIAPAA; encoded by the coding sequence ATGGCCGCGAACCAGGGCGGGCGCACGCGGCGCCGACTCAGCACCGGGGAGCGCAGGGAACAGCTTCTGTCGGTGGGCGCGCGGCTGTTCTCGGAGAGCCCCTACGACGAGGTGTGGATCGAGCAGGTGGCCGAGATCGCGGGTGTCTCCCGCGGGCTGCTGTACCACTACTTCCCCACCAAGCGGGACTTCTTCGCGGCGGTCGTCGAGTGCGAGAGCGAGCGGATGCTGCGCATGACGGCGGCCGTCCCCGGCGTCCCGGTCCGCGAGCAGCTGACCGCCGGCCTCGACGCGTACCTGGAGTACGTGGAGACCCACGCGCACGGCTACCGCGCCTTCCACCGGGCGGACGCGGCCGGTGACCGCAGCGTGCGCACGGTCTACCGGCGGGCGCTGGCGGCGCAGGAGCGCCAGATCCTGGCCGCCCTGGGCGTCGACCCCGAATTCGGCCCGGTGTTCGAGGAGCGCCCCGAGGTGCGGCTGGCGGTGCGCGGCTGGCTGGCGTTCACCACGGCGGTCTGTCTGGAGTGGCTGCGGGGCGCGGATCTGTCGCGGGAGCAGGTGCGGGACCTGTGCGCACGGGCGCTGCTGGGAGTCATCGCGCCGGCGGCCTGA
- a CDS encoding cytochrome P450 has product MAETGTTGPRGTTGAAAAGAVPDALPKGFRGAELGWPELHRIPHPPHRLPLLGDILGASRHTPVQDSLRYAGRLGPIFRRKAFNREFVFVWGAELAADMADEQRFAKHVGLGIANLRPVVGDALFTAYNHEPNWQLAHDVLAPGFSREAMAAYHPMMLDVAERLTGHWDRELAAGRAVDVPGDMTKLTLETIARTGFGHDFGSFERDRPHPFVTAMVGTLSYAQRLNTVPSPALMRRAARRNRADIAYLDRTVDALVRARRAEGGKDGDLLDRMLDTAHPETGERLSDENVRRQVITFLVAGHETTSGALSFALHYLSRNPRIAARARAEVDRVWGDTAVPAYEQVAKLRYVRRVLDEALRLWPTAPAFAREARQDTVLGGEHPVRRGGWALVLTGMLHRDPAVWGPDVERFDPDRFDAQAVRARAPHTFKPFGTGARACIGRQFALHEAALVLGLLLRRYELRPDPAYRLRVVERLTLMPEGLRLHLERRTPTPSTRPDASSDTPADEEGGADSGSGRESSSEGRCPVHRTVE; this is encoded by the coding sequence ATGGCGGAGACGGGGACGACGGGTCCGAGGGGCACGACGGGAGCGGCGGCGGCCGGGGCGGTGCCGGACGCCCTGCCGAAAGGGTTCCGCGGCGCGGAGCTCGGATGGCCCGAACTGCACCGCATTCCGCACCCGCCGCACCGGCTCCCCCTGCTGGGCGACATCCTGGGCGCGAGCAGGCACACCCCCGTACAGGACTCCCTGCGCTACGCCGGCCGGCTCGGGCCGATCTTCCGGCGCAAGGCGTTCAACCGGGAGTTCGTCTTCGTGTGGGGCGCCGAGCTGGCCGCCGACATGGCCGACGAGCAGCGGTTCGCCAAACACGTGGGACTCGGCATCGCCAACCTGCGGCCCGTCGTCGGGGACGCCCTGTTCACGGCGTACAACCACGAGCCCAACTGGCAGCTGGCGCACGACGTCCTCGCCCCGGGGTTCAGCCGGGAGGCCATGGCGGCCTACCACCCGATGATGCTGGACGTGGCCGAACGGCTCACCGGCCACTGGGACCGGGAGCTGGCCGCGGGCCGGGCGGTGGACGTGCCCGGCGACATGACCAAGCTGACCCTGGAGACGATCGCGCGCACCGGCTTCGGGCACGACTTCGGCTCCTTCGAGCGCGACCGGCCGCACCCGTTCGTCACCGCGATGGTCGGAACCCTCAGCTACGCCCAGCGTCTCAACACCGTGCCGTCCCCCGCGCTGATGCGGCGGGCCGCACGCCGCAACCGGGCCGACATCGCCTACCTCGACCGCACGGTCGACGCCCTGGTGCGGGCCCGCCGCGCAGAGGGCGGCAAGGACGGCGACCTGCTCGACCGGATGCTCGACACCGCCCACCCCGAGACGGGCGAGCGCCTGTCGGACGAGAACGTCCGGCGACAGGTCATCACCTTCCTGGTCGCCGGACACGAGACGACGTCGGGCGCGCTCTCCTTCGCCCTGCACTACCTCTCCCGCAACCCCCGCATCGCGGCCCGCGCCCGCGCCGAGGTGGACCGGGTGTGGGGCGACACGGCCGTGCCCGCATACGAGCAGGTGGCGAAGTTGCGCTACGTCCGCCGGGTCCTGGACGAGGCCCTGCGGCTGTGGCCGACGGCGCCCGCGTTCGCGCGCGAGGCCCGGCAGGACACGGTCCTGGGCGGGGAGCACCCGGTGCGGCGGGGTGGCTGGGCACTGGTGCTCACGGGCATGCTGCACCGGGATCCCGCGGTGTGGGGTCCGGACGTCGAGCGGTTCGACCCGGACCGCTTCGACGCCCAGGCCGTCCGCGCACGGGCCCCGCACACCTTCAAGCCGTTCGGGACGGGCGCGCGGGCCTGCATCGGACGCCAGTTCGCGCTGCACGAGGCCGCGCTGGTCCTCGGGCTGCTGCTGCGCCGCTATGAGCTGCGGCCGGACCCGGCGTACCGACTGCGGGTCGTGGAACGGCTCACCCTGATGCCGGAGGGGCTGCGGCTGCATCTGGAGCGGCGGACACCGACGCCGTCCACGAGGCCGGATGCCTCGTCGGACACGCCGGCGGACGAGGAGGGCGGCGCGGACTCCGGCTCCGGCCGGGAGTCCTCCTCAGAGGGACGTTGTCCAGTGCACCGGACGGTCGAGTGA
- a CDS encoding pentapeptide repeat-containing protein, producing MQEETVDPTALRGDCANCFGLCCVALPFARSADFAIDKPAGTPCPNLGEDHRCGIHARLREKGFTGCTVYDCFGAGQKVSQVTFGGRDRSSASPAEARRMNEVFPVVRQLHELLWYLAEALGLPAARPVHAALRRSLARTEELTLLPPAELVALDVGAHRRDVDVLLRRTSELVRADVDGRRKERRGADLVGARLKGADLHGANLRGALLIAADLTGADLRRADMIGADLRDADLTDADLTGAFFLTQPQLNAARGSAGTRVPGSLDRPVHWTTSL from the coding sequence ATGCAAGAGGAGACGGTGGACCCGACCGCGCTGCGCGGCGACTGTGCGAACTGCTTCGGCCTGTGCTGTGTGGCCCTGCCCTTCGCCCGCTCGGCCGACTTCGCGATCGACAAGCCGGCCGGCACACCCTGCCCGAACCTGGGCGAGGACCACCGCTGCGGCATCCACGCGCGGCTGCGGGAGAAGGGCTTCACCGGCTGCACGGTCTACGACTGCTTCGGCGCCGGGCAGAAGGTCTCGCAGGTCACCTTCGGCGGCCGGGACCGGAGCAGCGCTTCGCCGGCCGAGGCCCGCCGGATGAACGAGGTGTTCCCGGTCGTGCGGCAGCTCCACGAACTCCTGTGGTATCTCGCGGAGGCCCTGGGCCTGCCCGCGGCCCGCCCGGTCCACGCCGCCCTGCGCCGGTCGCTTGCGAGAACCGAGGAACTGACCCTGCTGCCTCCGGCAGAGCTGGTCGCGCTCGACGTCGGGGCGCACCGGAGGGACGTCGACGTGCTGCTGCGCAGGACCAGTGAGCTGGTCCGGGCCGACGTCGACGGACGCCGCAAGGAGCGCCGGGGCGCCGACCTGGTGGGGGCCCGCCTCAAGGGCGCCGACCTGCACGGGGCGAACCTGCGCGGCGCCTTGCTCATAGCGGCGGACCTGACCGGCGCCGATCTGCGCCGGGCGGACATGATCGGCGCCGACCTGCGCGACGCCGATCTGACGGACGCCGACCTCACCGGCGCCTTCTTCCTCACCCAGCCCCAGCTGAACGCGGCCAGGGGAAGCGCGGGCACCCGGGTGCCGGGGTCACTCGACCGTCCGGTGCACTGGACAACGTCCCTCTGA
- a CDS encoding PIG-L deacetylase family protein yields the protein MTEPTIPQLQPMPEDWERALAVVAHPDDLEYGCSAAIAAWTDAGREVAYVLATRGEAGIDTLAPAECGPLREREQRASAAVVGVSTVEFLDHRDGVVEYGPALRRDIAAAIRRHRPELVITLNHRDTWGGVAWNTPDHVAVGRATLDAAGDAGNRWIFPELVEQGLQPWNGVRWVAVAGSATPTHAADASAGLERAVGSLLEHRAYIEALTDEEPETYARGFLTGAANSVGERFGGRPAVAFELFGR from the coding sequence ATGACCGAGCCGACGATCCCTCAGCTCCAGCCCATGCCCGAGGACTGGGAGCGCGCCCTGGCCGTGGTGGCGCATCCGGACGACCTCGAATACGGATGCTCGGCGGCGATCGCCGCCTGGACCGACGCCGGCCGTGAGGTCGCCTATGTGCTGGCGACCCGCGGCGAGGCCGGCATCGACACCCTCGCGCCCGCCGAGTGCGGCCCGCTGCGCGAGCGGGAGCAGCGGGCGAGCGCGGCCGTGGTGGGCGTCTCGACGGTCGAGTTCCTCGACCACCGGGACGGCGTCGTCGAGTACGGCCCCGCCCTGCGCCGCGACATCGCCGCCGCGATCCGCCGGCACCGCCCGGAGCTCGTGATCACGCTCAACCACCGTGACACCTGGGGCGGCGTCGCCTGGAACACCCCGGACCACGTCGCCGTCGGCCGCGCCACCCTCGACGCGGCCGGGGACGCCGGCAACCGGTGGATCTTCCCGGAACTCGTCGAGCAGGGCCTCCAGCCCTGGAACGGGGTGCGCTGGGTCGCCGTGGCCGGTTCCGCGACGCCCACCCACGCGGCCGACGCGTCGGCGGGGCTGGAGCGTGCCGTCGGCTCGCTGCTCGAGCACCGTGCCTACATCGAGGCGTTGACCGACGAGGAGCCCGAGACGTACGCCCGGGGGTTTCTGACCGGGGCGGCGAACTCCGTGGGGGAGCGGTTCGGCGGCCGGCCGGCCGTGGCGTTCGAGCTGTTCGGCCGGTAG
- a CDS encoding alpha/beta fold hydrolase → MSLSYRQPGVVLTDRRFTVPLDHADPTGETISLYAREVVASDKAGQDLPWLLYLQGGPGFGAHRFVGRPAWLGRALEEYRVLLLDQRGTGHSTPANRQTLPLRGGPAEQAAYLAHFRADSIVRDCELIRREVTGGTPWTVLGQSFGGFCTVTYLSIAPEGLAAALIAGGLPALDAHADDVYRAAYPRMERKVAAHYARYPQDVERARRVADHLLHHEVTLPSGYRLTVEAFQTVGILLGGGEGSHRLHHLLEDAFVPTLQGPALSDAFQEEMQGRLSFAGHPLYALLHEAIYGQDARPTAWSAERVRAEFPQFDAAKTLTGDGPLLLTGETIHPWMFDADPALRPLRETAGLLAARTDWTSLYDPARLAVNEVPVAAAVYHDDLYVDTAHSLRTARSIRGLRTWVTDEFEHDGVRAGGPRVLDRLLALARDEA, encoded by the coding sequence TTGTCCCTCAGCTACCGCCAGCCCGGCGTCGTACTCACCGACCGCCGCTTCACCGTCCCCCTCGACCACGCCGACCCGACGGGGGAGACGATCTCGCTGTACGCCCGTGAGGTCGTCGCGAGCGACAAGGCCGGCCAGGACCTGCCGTGGCTGCTCTACCTCCAGGGCGGACCCGGATTCGGCGCCCACCGCTTCGTCGGCCGGCCTGCCTGGCTCGGCCGCGCACTGGAGGAGTACCGCGTCCTCCTCCTCGACCAGCGCGGGACCGGCCACTCCACCCCGGCCAACCGCCAGACGCTCCCGCTGCGCGGCGGCCCGGCCGAACAGGCCGCCTACCTCGCGCACTTCCGCGCCGACTCCATCGTCCGGGACTGCGAGCTGATCCGCCGCGAGGTCACCGGCGGCACCCCGTGGACGGTGCTCGGCCAGAGTTTCGGGGGCTTCTGCACGGTCACCTACCTCTCCATCGCACCGGAGGGCCTGGCCGCCGCCCTGATCGCCGGCGGTCTGCCCGCGCTGGACGCCCACGCCGACGACGTCTACCGCGCCGCCTACCCGCGCATGGAGCGCAAGGTCGCCGCGCACTACGCCCGTTACCCGCAGGACGTCGAACGCGCGCGCCGCGTCGCCGACCACCTGCTGCACCACGAAGTGACCCTCCCCAGCGGCTACCGGCTCACCGTCGAGGCCTTCCAGACCGTCGGCATCCTCCTCGGCGGCGGCGAGGGCAGTCACCGTCTGCACCACCTCCTCGAAGACGCCTTCGTGCCCACCCTGCAGGGCCCCGCGCTCTCCGACGCCTTCCAGGAGGAGATGCAGGGCCGGCTCTCCTTCGCCGGACACCCGCTCTACGCCCTCCTCCACGAAGCGATCTACGGACAGGACGCCCGCCCCACCGCGTGGTCCGCCGAGCGGGTGCGCGCCGAGTTCCCGCAGTTCGACGCCGCCAAGACGCTCACCGGCGACGGCCCGCTGCTGCTCACCGGCGAGACGATCCACCCCTGGATGTTCGACGCCGACCCTGCGCTGCGCCCGCTGCGCGAGACCGCCGGACTCCTCGCCGCCCGCACCGACTGGACGTCCCTGTACGACCCGGCCCGCCTGGCCGTCAACGAGGTCCCGGTCGCGGCCGCGGTCTACCACGACGACCTGTACGTCGACACCGCCCACTCGCTGCGCACCGCGCGATCGATCCGGGGCCTGCGCACCTGGGTCACCGACGAGTTCGAGCACGACGGCGTCCGGGCCGGCGGCCCGCGTGTCCTCGACCGGCTGCTCGCCCTCGCCCGTGACGAAGCGTGA